ttaattaATGCAACTTTCCATCTATCAATCATTGTGTGTGTCACTGAATTACCATAATCTGTGCATGGTGGCTGTTTTAAGAGCAAACAGTTAATTTCCAAACAATAAATCACAAAGTGTCTCTCTACCCCTCTGTGAGCAATGACAGCTTCGTCTCTCATTGCTACAAAGACAGACTCACTTGAAACCGCTTTTTCCGAATTAGATTAAATCATATGTGCAATGAAATGCACAAGGTCTAACAAAGTTAGAGACGGCTGTAACCAAAATGTTAACTGATCATTGTACGCCAATTGTGATAAAAGGTAATGTGTGGCATTCTTTATTCATTTCAGGACTTGCAAAGTTATATGGATGAGCTGAAATCGTTCAGTCTTTGCCATGGCTACGATAGTCTTGTCATTCTCTTGTCCATCAGTGATACAGTTCACCATCCCCGCCAGCAGATGGCTGTCTACTCAAACAACACAGACATGTTAAATCAGGTAAAATCAGCTTACAGACCACCAAAACAGCCATTTGTGTCACGAATGAAACACAAGCATTCCTTTGGTAGAGACAGCTCTGCATCACTGGCTCTCCTGTTTAATTAAAGTAGAAAATGTCTGTTCAGTTTCAAGTTTTTCCAAGATATTTTCTGTGATAAGCAGGAAAAGTTGACATGTTTTTTGAGAAGGCTGGATGAAGTGATGCCTTGTAGTAATGCACCTTAGAAGATTAATCTTCAAAATCCCAGACTCTTCATTCAGACTTATATTCTTggctataaaaaataaatatttattctTCTAAATTATCTTGACAATTTCATGCTCTTTTAAAACCTTTAAACAGGTGGGATATTAAAATAAGCGTCTCTAATTACAGATCTGCAGAGAGTTGGAGGAGTCCTCCAGCTGGTCACTTTCCGGTGGACTGGAGGACAGGGAGAGTCTCCAGGTCTACCACATTCCTATAAACACCTTTTCATCTTCTGGTACTCCTCCTCTGCTTGAGGACGAGATCGGGGGCCTCCTCAAAGACTTTTTCGACCGGCGGAGTTCTGTATTAGCCTGCCACCCAAGCAGTAGGACCTCCTCCACAGACGGTATAGCAGGCAGTGTGGAGTTCTCCCAGGGATCTTCTGGCATCAATGACATGGACGGTTCTGACATAGAAAGAGCTGAAGGAGGAAATGGAGATGTGGTGGCAAGGTATAAAATGGCTTGTAAAGTGTCAACTGAGTTAGTTATGTGtgattttagatgaacattGATGCAATTTACTAATAGTATTTTCATCTTTGTAAATAGGGTGATGGCAGATGGTGAAGAGGACACGGGAGCTGTGGGAATAAGTGCTGGTGGCGAGCTATTAAGTCCTGACAGCGGTATGACCACCATTCGTAGCAGTCGGTCCTCCAAGGAGAGCTCAGTGTTCCTTAGTGACGACAGTCCGGTTGGTGAGGCTATAGTAGCTGGAGGTCCAGCTACAGGCTCAGGAGGACTCCTTCTGAGAAACCCGTCTCCCCTCGGGTTGTCATCTCTCTCCCCTCCTGTTCCACCTGAGAGAAGGAAGTACCGCTCTAAAAGAAATAGAAGTGACAATTTTGATCTGTTTAGTTTTGACTCACCTCATAGCAGTGACCACCCTATGCCAACAGGAGGAGAACAGGTCAattcaggaggaggaggagatgaaggTTCAAGAAGAGCAGGAAGCTCTAGCTTTTCAGAACTTGACGAGCTAAGCTTGCTAGATTTCTCTGCTCCCAACTCATTAGGAGGGCTTGAAAGTAGAAACTCTTCAGTTGATCACCATGGCCAGATCCATGGGAATGAGATGATAGACACTGTGGTTCCTCCAACCCCAGTCAACAGCCTTGTCGGTAGCCGTCCGCCCAGCAGTTGTGGCGTCAGATTCTTCCCAGAGGATGTGGTTGAAAGGATCAGTGGCCTACAGCATAAAGACAGTGTGTCATCATCCTTGTCAGAGACCTGGGATGAACTTAGCTTTGACACACAGGGAGCATTGTCCTCAAGTGATAATAGTGCCTGGAATAGGCTAAAAGACTCAGAGAGCCCCCAGAATATTATGGATGAAGTTCAAGATAAATTCTCAGTTAGTGATATGACAGAAAGTGAAAGCAGGGAGGAGATCTTAAAGGCAGAGAATGCCCATCACAGGACCAAGAGTCTTGAACCTCAGCTTAGTTTGATCACTGAGCAGACTGAATCTGGTGAAAAGTGGAACCGAGACACTGTACTTAAGGATCAGTGGAACCCTGTTACTTTGGCTGATCTTCAGTTGACACCACCAGAGGATGAAGCAACTGGAAAATGGAAAGCTGGTTTGACTGCAGGAAAAGACAGAACATCCACTTTGTCAACAAGGAAGACAATCTTAAACACTTTAACACCAGACACATcgaaagaagaagatgatggtATCCAAGGTAAAAAAAGAGACCAACAGATGGAGCTCCTAGACTTCTGGACATACTCGGCTCAGAAGGGATTCCTCAAATCTGATAGCGGAACCACGACCTCTTACCCTGAATCACTGGATATGTGGAACATGACTATCTGGGATGACAGTCTATCACCTCTTACAACCCCAGACAACTTATCTGAAAACTCAGGATCCTTCTATGGGCTGAACACAAATTTTAGGAAAGACACATCGATGGAAAATCCAATAGGATACTCTGATGGTGGAATGGAGATGTGGAACACCACCATACAGGAGGACAGCTCATCCACTATAACAACCCCAGAAGGACCTGAAAATGGAAAAGACCTTAGTCACATGGAATCATTGGATGCCAAGGATTCTCTTGAGACACatgcaaacaaacagacagaagaGGAAAAATGTATAGAGGAAAAAAGTCTGGGTAAAAGTCAGATGTCTGAAGAAGTTGAGTGGAGAAGTAATgaacaaaatgtgaaaattgTCATAGAGGCTGCAGACGATGGAACACAAGGTGAGGAAACGGGCAATGAAGACATGCCAAGGATTCAGATCCAGCGTACAGACTCTGACTTGATTAACTTGGCATCTAAACAATCAGAAAGTGTGACTTCCCCTCACCAAAGCACTGACTTGTGGGACTTGCCTGTCCATGGTATGATCACGTCCACATCAGAATATGACAATGTAGGAGCAGCAACATGGAGCCCATCATCCTCCCCTGACAACTATGTCAGCCCTGTAGTAGATCTGGTACAACTTGAGGGGCAGTCAAGCCCTTTTATAGCTGTGACCAAACCTATTCAAACAGATGAGAGGCAGAGTCAATACCAGACTCCTGATCCGCTGACAAAGACAGAATACACAGCAGTGCTTTCAGATAAAGACCAGACATCCAACCAAGTGTTCCTTTTTGATGAAGAGCCAGGTCATATGACCAAGAACTGGGGAAGTCCAGTTGAGAGTAGGTACGAAAACACAAGTGCAGATGGATCAGAAGAGACTGATTGGATGGAGTTTTCCAGTAATAATTCCCCATTTGTTCTGGTGGACAGTACTACTGTCACTCAGCAAATTACGAAAAGTCCAGAGGAAACTGCTGAAAGCGAAAAACAGACAGCTCAGCCATTACCCCCGAGCTGTGTGGATTGGGACAGTGTCTCAAAGACACATGATGGCACAGAATCAGCTTCTTCGTCACATCTTTCCATCCAAAGGGTCCAAAGTGAAGATGAAACTGCTTTTGAAAGCCAAAAGGGGGCTAACAGAGGGAGCAATGGAAATGTACAGGGCGAAATACCAGAGGCTGTATCTCTTCTTTTCAGCCCAGGGGAGGGAAGAAATGCACTGTATAGCCCTGACAGCGTTCACACAAGTAACCATGATAAACTTGGGTCGAGTTCTGATGGAGACTCATTCTCAGGCTTAGAAATGGAGTACATTGTGGTCCCTGGCACAGTAAAAGAAGCTAATAAAGAGTTTCCTGATAGGCCTAAACAGAGTGACAGGCAGTCAAAGGGAACAAGAAATCCCATGGAAACATTCTGCATGCTGTCCTGTGCTGCCACAGTACTGGAAACTCAGGTCCAACCTGTACACCGAGATTACCAGGAAAATACACTGCAAAGCCGTCTGCAACAAATCAGAGAAAGGGACAGTACATCTGCTGCAGACACAGAGCTGAATGATGCTGTTTTAGCCACCCATTACCAAACTAACTTTGATGATGCCAACATGTTGCCAGAAATGATCAGTCTTAGCCAATCAAAAACAAACTCTGAAGCTttccttcagtcagattcaAGAGAAACAGAAGAAGGAAACTATGAAGATGAGTTGAGCACTGTGGTCCGAAGTGTGTCGCCATCATTAAGACAGCCGTCAGATCACTTCCTGAAGACCAGGGAGGAATGTTATGTTCATTCACAGATCTCAATGGAGGACTCAGATGAGGGTGAGCAGCCACCATCTGCACCTCCACCGAGTGCTACTTCCTTGGGTGACTTCCAAGTCTGGGGGGGACAGTTTGTAAGACAGGACACTTCTCAAACAACGTCTGAACCACAATCTCCTGTACGTACAAATAGTTCAGTCTCTCACACCAGCTCTCTGATTGGCACCCCAGTAGATGAAATGTGCTTCTCTACTGACAAAGGACTTGGCTTACCATTTTCTGGAGATTTAATGGAGGAGGAGCATGATGAAGATGAGCACGAAGAGGAAGCTGTTATAGAGGGAACTAGCCTCTCAAAATGGACTCCAGAAGTCAAAAGGGACAGGGAGGAAGGACAAGCATTTGGATCCTCTGACTTGCTGAGTTTTACCGAGGACCTGATTGGAGATTCCTCATTTCAACAAACAGATATACAAACACTTGAACCAAATCGGGATGTTTTTCTACTGAACAGAGAGGTCTACTATGACCAACAGCCTATGAAGACAAATGATTGTGAAAAATGGTCTTTCGAGCAACAGACAAGAGATCATGAAGCTTCGCATGACATTTATTCACCTGCTTTAAGGTAAGCAACACACCACAAGTCAAATATTTTGTATTAATGTATCTACCCAATTTTCTTGATGGGAATCATTTTTGTTTGTGCCGACAGACTATCAGACTATGGGAAGATCCACAAGCAGATTTCCAGCATTTCTGCTTTTGTTTACAATAGACTTTTTTATTGTCAGGCTTCCAGCTAAAAAACGTGGTAGTCCACACATTTGCCTTTAATAAACACGCATACCCTTTAACACAACTTTCACATCTCCCCTGCCAATCTCTTAATTCACTTCTGGGATTTTTGAGTCTCAAAAATTTCTCCACTAGACCCCCGTCAAATAAGTATTTGCATCTCTGAGCAGACTGTCAAAAACAGAGCTGGAGGGTCCTCCTGAGGATGTGAGTCTGGTGATccgtttgtgtgtttgttgtgtgcACGTGTTGAATGATTGACTGATGGACTGAGACTGACAGACATGAAAAGAGAATGACTGAAAAGTGTATCTGTGGTGTGATAGGATGAGATTATGTGTACaaactgtgcatgtgcatgggGCTGAATTTCATGTGTTCAGCAGCTTgatctgctgctctgtgtgtgtttataaatCTGTTTACGCCTCATTAAATATGCATTACCTGCCTCATTAGAGCCGGAGCCCCTCCACAGCTGATGGAAATGGCTCCCACAGCTTTCTTATAAGGTGatggtgtgtgttgtgtgtgtgtgtatgcatgcaaCTGTGAGTAGCGCTTTTATAGGTAACATGAAGTGCAACAGAGAGTAACTTGTCTGTGTAACTTCAACTTTACATTAGCGAAGAATGTATACGTTGTGGTTGAGTAAATGCTACTTGATGTTTAGCTGTAAGGCAGAATTTTATTTCATGCATTCGTGCAGATTTAAACTTTGCGGATAGAGTCATGCACCTATACATGcttcatgtttacattcagtgttGCTAACGAAAACCGTATGTTTTGGGTGTCATTGAGTCTCAATAAATCTGTGTGAACTATGCAttttctttctaaaaaaaacaacccagcaTTGTTCACTTTTTCATCCCCATCCCCTCTTCTGATATCCTAGTTTGTACATCCTTGCCTCTTCTTCTCAGGTTCTAGTCCCTCTGCTTGTATGTCGACTGGAAAAGATGAGGAAGAGACACAAAGGGAGAGGAATTGATGACAACGGGCATTTAGAAAAACTAAGACACCCTTGCTTTGAAGTAGTCTTTCCTAAATATGATATGCGTGCCAGATGCATTGTTCTGCAACAGCTTGCAACTCTTTTTGGTGTATGTCAGATGAGCACAGTGTTCTTGATTATGTTTTATGCAGATGTGCATCCTCATTTAAAGCTCCAGCAAGTGCTCTCACTCTTTTCTCCTCAAGTTGCACTTTAGGACTTGAAGCATCCTACAAGATGTTTTATCATGATCAGGGATGAGGCTCTCAATAgagaaatgagaagaaaaaaaaaagcctcatgCTTTTCAATCTTGCGCTGTACGTTCTCCCTACTTTCTTTGGGGGCGTTGCTGTGTTTCTGGCAAATTACTACCCCCTGTGGATTGGTGAAGTAATGGCAGGAATTTCTACTACGTTTCCTGAGATCCCATGCACATGCATGTGTGTCCTTGCATATATACAGGAAAGCCAACTGAACTTGCAAAAAATGCTGCTCATTGGAGCATACTAATGATCAAAAACTCCTCAAGGTACCATTAAACACAAACCCAAATCTTTAAATACAGAGATCTGTACATATTTTTTACAACTATTCCTCTTACTTGAGGAAGAAAAGCGCTGGTAGCATTATAACATTTATGCGTTTTTTAGTTCCATTTAGCGTCTCAGTAAAATATGGCACCAAAACAGTATATATGGATGCAGGATCCTTCATATGTGGAATGCAGCCATCTGTGTTTCCACTGCCATTATGTGTTCAAATATCTGCTGTGAAAAAGGTCTGTTGAGCATGCTGAAAACAATTGCATGACAATTTGATCTTTTACGCCACTAAACTGTCCTAAAGAAGGTATTTTGgtagtttgtatgtgttttatatttagatGAAGTACAGATGACTACAGATAGATGTGTTGAAGTGCATTCCATATCTACTTGTACTGATCCTTGATTTTTTGTTCCCTTTACCGAAGACACCAAGATGGGACGTCGCAACTTTCATCTCAGCTAACCAATGAAAATGCTGCATACCAGTGGACAGGAAGTCAGAACACAACTCAGGGTCAAACCAAATATGGTTACAACTACCACCACATTGACCAAAGAACTGAAAATCAGTGTTCCTACCCAGCCTGCGCAGATACCAAATCAAATAACTGTCAGCAGAATACCACAGATGTCTATGCTGAGTTTACAACTGACGCTTCAGCTATACAGCACAGTTCCAGGCAGACTGAGAACTATTTTGAAGCTGGTGCTAATGCTCAATACAGCGTGGATGATGCACCTTTCCAGCATCAGTATATGGCAGAAACCGAGTATCTAGGTGATTCTACGCGCACATCTGAACTCCAGTGTTCTGAGCATCAAGCTGATGGCCAAAGTCATTATGAGCCAGAGCATGCTCATTATCAGTACGATGAACAGCAGTTCTACCAATCAGATGTCCAAGCTGCGACAGAAGACCGTGCACAATATGTGCCAGACGGATATGTTCACTTTCTCCTGTCACGGTGAGCTTTTACTCATTCAAAGTCAATTTTGCCACACATGAAGGAAAGCAGGTCTCCGATTAATACATGCTCTCTGAGATCTAGTAATACTTATTTCTGCTATCTGCAAATAATAGGATTCTAGAGTTTTTCGCTCCCCtcctaaaagaaagaaagagggagaTAAATTGTGGGCATGCTAAAGTTTTCCAGGGTTTTAGAGCCGCAGTGCCCTTTTGAACCACAAGGAGGAGACAGATCAATTTAAAACATATAAACCCAAATTAAGCAGGTGCTAATAGTATTTAATATATCATTACAACATATTGGAAAACTTTAACTCGGATTCAGATCTTTAACTCAATAATTCATGTATTATTCAACATGGGTTGATCTTCCAGGATGGATCAGTTTTTTTTGTGGTGTCTTAATACAATATTCCTATGTCCACATGTACACTAAAGCATGTTTTCTTTATAATATAGACATATATTCCCAACATAGCTTCTTATGGATGAGATCAACAAGAAAAATagtccaagaaaaaaaaagacttttttgATAACATGCCTGACCGAAAATCAataatttttttgtaaatgaaaAGTTAAAAATTAAAGTCATGTTCGGAGGTCAttattcagttgtttttttgttttttttaaatatttttattgctttttccaaggaaaagtgaaaaagtagacatacagaaaaaacaaacaaacaaacaaacaaaaaaaaaaaaaaaaaaaaaaaaaaaaaacgatcacGTAACACAGAACGCAGCACATCTAGGATTATAACAATATTTCATGGTCGTATctaacaaaaacatccaaaagtagacaaataaattaatctGACATATACAAAACCATATATTAACTTGCACAGTTAGGTGTCATACAGCATCCGTTGTTCGCGAGCTCACATTTTTAAGATAATTTAGTACTGGGTCCCATGTTTTATCAAATATATCTCCCCTATCATTGTTATAGAATCTTAGCCTCTCCAGATGTAAAGTATTTGACAATTCTCCCAGCCACAAATTATAGGTCGGCACAGATTCCATTTTCCACACCCTCAAAATCAGCTTTTTTGCGATCACCATCCCAAATTGTACAGctcttttttcaaatttattaaCAGAAGAGAGGACACTTGTGGCCCCGAGGACCGCCACCAGAGGGCAGGGTGCTAGATTCTTCCCAAAAGCCtcagaaaaacactgaaaaatacACTGCCAatataaatcaagtttgctacATGCCCAGAAAGAATGCGCTAGAGTACCTATCATGGATTTACACCGATTACATACTGGTGAGATATCAGGATAAAATTTGTGTAACTTTTCTTGTGAATAATAGAGTCTGTGAagtattttaaaatgtattaagtTGTGTCTGGTGTTAACTGAACATTTTTGCACACTACGTAGACATTCTTCCCAAATTTCATTACTTATTTCCACATTATTATTCAGTTGTTTTGTGTAAGTATTCGTGTGCATTGTATGTGGATTAGTCGGTGGCTTCACTGCACTTTGATTATTCCCATTAGCAGTTGCAGCATGGGGCTCCTTTTGCCCCACTTTGCAATTATGATGACATGATGACCCGCCTCCTCTTTGAAATACACGACCCTcccctttttgtttctttgtgtgagtgtgtgtacgcATGTACAATAGACCTTTCCATAATTAACTGGTCATGTGACTTATTGTGGAGAGACAGGGTCTGTCTCTCATGACGGGAGAAGACAGGATGAGGGAAAGGTAGGTGCccaaaaacagatttttaacaAGAAAGTAATGGGGGGGAAAAAGCTTGTTCGTGTCTTTGTGTCTGGAATCGTGTGTACTGGTGTCTCTGTAATGCTTTTCTCTATTGTTACCAGGCCTTATGCTAATCAGAGACTGTTAGAGGGGCTTTAGTTGGGGGAGGCAACAACACTGCACAGTATTGTGTCCTCAGCCCACATTTGCTGCCTGGGAATAAGGCATTGAGTCAGTTTCTCTCCATCTTCTGTGTCACTTCTTTTACGTCCAGAGTCAAATGAACAGATTGTGAACTCTTCCTGATTCATTGTCATGGGAACAGTTCGGTTGTTTTACTTTGTACATAGATGATTGTCTTTGGCTTGTTTGCCCCCATCTTATGTGTAGTTGTGCCTCTGGTGGCCCTGGTTATAGCAATGATAATTTATCTTTTGGATCATTATTGTATTTCTGTTCCTCTGAGCAGACACTCCCAGCAGGGAGTTGGTGCATCAGGAATGATGGTGAAGACGGCCTCCAGTGAAGAAACTGCTGAGGAGCTGGAAAACCGAGAAGGTTTGAAGTCTTCTTATCATTTCTAATTAAAGTTTAGAATGACAAAATTTTAGTTCTGCAAAGTTgtgattctttcttttttttcatgtttgttgttgtgtggcGATTGTGTTAAATCTATcatttaaaacacattgtaACACAAAAGGTAGTCTTACTCAAAAAGAAGAATTTGGATTCACGGAAAAACCCAAATATAACCGTTCCTTAAAGTGGCCTTGAGTtgcaaaacaaaagagaaaacaacagaaacaacaatattttacaaaacaccacaatatttcaatattttttttttcgaacAGACCCACCATCCTCAGCAGATACATCAGGTGGGTCTAATCAGAGGAGAAAGCTGGCAGCTCCACCAATGAACGTGTCACTAGACCACAGTGAGGGGTCCCTTCTGTCAGAAGACGCGCTGGACACTGAGGACGAGGCCTTAGATACTGGGGATGATCTGGATGTGAACATTGATGACATGGACACACCTGATGAGGCTGACTCTCTGGACTTCAATACACACGGTAAGACACAAACCTGGATATACAGGGCAAATGTGTCGAAAAGCACATGACAGACAAGAGACAGACACACGAACACAATAAAACAAGGCACATGGCAGGGAATACTGTTAGGTGCACACTTGCTTTTCAACGCATTGCTGATATGACACAGTGTGCTGTCACTGTCTGCAGGACAGATCATTTACTCATCTTAACATCTATCATCTGACCTATGAGGAAAAAGTAAAACCGGGAATATTGGAGACGTACTAATCTTCTTGCACCAACATCTTCTCCAATCTGATATGTGGACAGCTCTTTTCGCTGTACATTGTCCTTCAAACGGAAACCTGATTGTGTCAAATATCTTATTTGTTGCCATGGCATCTCCTCAAACTCAGATGTCTTTGATATCACAAACAGCAGACTCAGAAGGGTCTGATCTGGGTGCAGCAGCAGCCTCGAGTGATGCTACCGCAGGCCACCGAGTGGCAGAAGAGAGCAGGGACGGCGGGCTCTGGAGGAGCGTGGTGATTGGAGAGCAGGAGCATCGCATTGATATGAAGTGCATTGAGCCATACAAAAGAGTCATTTCTCATGGAGGTACGCAAATACTAAAATGCTTGAAAATCAGCCTCTCCCACATGTTTCGTAGCttctaaaacattttaaagcaaGCACTTGTAGTGCTAGAAAATACTCAGCTGTTTTGTCTGGTTTGAGTTAatcaatatttatttgtcttttggaACATTGCTCGCTTTCACACGCCGTCTGGGCCCTTTTGAATTAAGGTTTCACCAGTGGAATTCAAAAGGTCACAGGACTATAGATGCCACTGTCACCAAAggaggaactttttttttttttttttttttttttcaaggaggTACCAGTGGAAGATCATAAGAGCTtaaat
This Odontesthes bonariensis isolate fOdoBon6 chromosome 6, fOdoBon6.hap1, whole genome shotgun sequence DNA region includes the following protein-coding sequences:
- the LOC142382238 gene encoding uncharacterized protein LOC142382238 isoform X2, translating into MEEYLRRVQSRLGADISEGLIHAVLGGPEPDVDTVAATLCLALHLSQKEPSGGVCVPLLCSRRSDTVLPEETVRYLQRVKIRESSLLWRDDVDLVRLYQTGKLSLTLLRDGLLDSSEYHTLESSILQVVHRDGQQDGGDGALSAVTTVAREILQEAAEHIRASLGEVLREALQLQREALWIKHGCHSEELEDLMRSLEQWVDASVDQHKEAKQQDLMELLMMGLKEFSDGEMTIALTSLTTDKEDLQSYMDELKSFSLCHGYDSLVILLSISDTVHHPRQQMAVYSNNTDMLNQICRELEESSSWSLSGGLEDRESLQVYHIPINTFSSSGTPPLLEDEIGGLLKDFFDRRSSVLACHPSSRTSSTDGIAGSVEFSQGSSGINDMDGSDIERAEGGNGDVVARVMADGEEDTGAVGISAGGELLSPDSGMTTIRSSRSSKESSVFLSDDSPVGEAIVAGGPATGSGGLLLRNPSPLGLSSLSPPVPPERRKYRSKRNRSDNFDLFSFDSPHSSDHPMPTGGEQVNSGGGGDEGSRRAGSSSFSELDELSLLDFSAPNSLGGLESRNSSVDHHGQIHGNEMIDTVVPPTPVNSLVGSRPPSSCGVRFFPEDVVERISGLQHKDSVSSSLSETWDELSFDTQGALSSSDNSAWNRLKDSESPQNIMDEVQDKFSVSDMTESESREEILKAENAHHRTKSLEPQLSLITEQTESGEKWNRDTVLKDQWNPVTLADLQLTPPEDEATGKWKAGLTAGKDRTSTLSTRKTILNTLTPDTSKEEDDGIQGKKRDQQMELLDFWTYSAQKGFLKSDSGTTTSYPESLDMWNMTIWDDSLSPLTTPDNLSENSGSFYGLNTNFRKDTSMENPIGYSDGGMEMWNTTIQEDSSSTITTPEGPENGKDLSHMESLDAKDSLETHANKQTEEEKCIEEKSLGKSQMSEEVEWRSNEQNVKIVIEAADDGTQGEETGNEDMPRIQIQRTDSDLINLASKQSESVTSPHQSTDLWDLPVHGMITSTSEYDNVGAATWSPSSSPDNYVSPVVDLVQLEGQSSPFIAVTKPIQTDERQSQYQTPDPLTKTEYTAVLSDKDQTSNQVFLFDEEPGHMTKNWGSPVESRYENTSADGSEETDWMEFSSNNSPFVLVDSTTVTQQITKSPEETAESEKQTAQPLPPSCVDWDSVSKTHDGTESASSSHLSIQRVQSEDETAFESQKGANRGSNGNVQGEIPEAVSLLFSPGEGRNALYSPDSVHTSNHDKLGSSSDGDSFSGLEMEYIVVPGTVKEANKEFPDRPKQSDRQSKGTRNPMETFCMLSCAATVLETQVQPVHRDYQENTLQSRLQQIRERDSTSAADTELNDAVLATHYQTNFDDANMLPEMISLSQSKTNSEAFLQSDSRETEEGNYEDELSTVVRSVSPSLRQPSDHFLKTREECYVHSQISMEDSDEGEQPPSAPPPSATSLGDFQVWGGQFVRQDTSQTTSEPQSPVRTNSSVSHTSSLIGTPVDEMCFSTDKGLGLPFSGDLMEEEHDEDEHEEEAVIEGTSLSKWTPEVKRDREEGQAFGSSDLLSFTEDLIGDSSFQQTDIQTLEPNRDVFLLNREVYYDQQPMKTNDCEKWSFEQQTRDHEASHDIYSPALRHQDGTSQLSSQLTNENAAYQWTGSQNTTQGQTKYGYNYHHIDQRTENQCSYPACADTKSNNCQQNTTDVYAEFTTDASAIQHSSRQTENYFEAGANAQYSVDDAPFQHQYMAETEYLGDSTRTSELQCSEHQADGQSHYEPEHAHYQYDEQQFYQSDVQAATEDRAQYVPDGYVHFLLSRHSQQGVGASGMMVKTASSEETAEELENREDPPSSADTSGGSNQRRKLAAPPMNVSLDHSEGSLLSEDALDTEDEALDTGDDLDVNIDDMDTPDEADSLDFNTHADSEGSDLGAAAASSDATAGHRVAEESRDGGLWRSVVIGEQEHRIDMKCIEPYKRVISHGGYYAEQNAIIVFAACFLPDSDCDNYNYVMENLFLYVISTLELMVAEDYMVVYLNGATPRRRMPGFTWMKRCYQMIDRRLKKNLKMFIIVHPSWFIRTLLGITRPFISSKFSSKIKYVHSLKELGEIIPMEYVHIPSTIVKLDTELQDTSAKIDKGNSAV
- the LOC142382238 gene encoding uncharacterized protein LOC142382238 isoform X5 gives rise to the protein MEEYLRRVQSRLGADISEGLIHAVLGGPEPDVDTVAATLCLALHLSQKEPSGGVCVPLLCSRRSDTVLPEETVRYLQRVKIRESSLLWRDDVDLVRLYQTGKLSLTLLRDGLLDSSEYHTLESSILQVVHRDGQQDGGDGALSAVTTVAREILQEAAEHIRASLGEVLREALQLQREALWIKHGCHSEELEDLMRSLEQWVDASVDQHKEAKQQDLMELLMMGLKEFSDGEMTIALTSLTTDKEDLQSYMDELKSFSLCHGYDSLVILLSISDTVHHPRQQMAVYSNNTDMLNQICRELEESSSWSLSGGLEDRESLQVYHIPINTFSSSGTPPLLEDEIGGLLKDFFDRRSSVLACHPSSRTSSTDGIAGSVEFSQGSSGINDMDGSDIERAEGGNGDVVARVMADGEEDTGAVGISAGGELLSPDSGMTTIRSSRSSKESSVFLSDDSPVGEAIVAGGPATGSGGLLLRNPSPLGLSSLSPPVPPERRKYRSKRNRSDNFDLFSFDSPHSSDHPMPTGGEQVNSGGGGDEGSRRAGSSSFSELDELSLLDFSAPNSLGGLESRNSSVDHHGQIHGNEMIDTVVPPTPVNSLVGSRPPSSCGVRFFPEDVVERISGLQHKDSVSSSLSETWDELSFDTQGALSSSDNSAWNRLKDSESPQNIMDEVQDKFSVSDMTESESREEILKAENAHHRTKSLEPQLSLITEQTESGEKWNRDTVLKDQWNPVTLADLQLTPPEDEATGKWKAGLTAGKDRTSTLSTRKTILNTLTPDTSKEEDDGIQGKKRDQQMELLDFWTYSAQKGFLKSDSGTTTSYPESLDMWNMTIWDDSLSPLTTPDNLSENSGSFYGLNTNFRKDTSMENPIGYSDGGMEMWNTTIQEDSSSTITTPEGPENGKDLSHMESLDAKDSLETHANKQTEEEKCIEEKSLGKSQMSEEVEWRSNEQNVKIVIEAADDGTQGEETGNEDMPRIQIQRTDSDLINLASKQSESVTSPHQSTDLWDLPVHGMITSTSEYDNVGAATWSPSSSPDNYVSPVVDLVQLEGQSSPFIAVTKPIQTDERQSQYQTPDPLTKTEYTAVLSDKDQTSNQVFLFDEEPGHMTKNWGSPVESRYENTSADGSEETDWMEFSSNNSPFVLVDSTTVTQQITKSPEETAESEKQTAQPLPPSCVDWDSVSKTHDGTESASSSHLSIQRVQSEDETAFESQKGANRGSNGNVQGEIPEAVSLLFSPGEGRNALYSPDSVHTSNHDKLGSSSDGDSFSGLEMEYIVVPGTVKEANKEFPDRPKQSDRQSKGTRNPMETFCMLSCAATVLETQVQPVHRDYQENTLQSRLQQIRERDSTSAADTELNDAVLATHYQTNFDDANMLPEMISLSQSKTNSEAFLQSDSRETEEGNYEDELSTVVRSVSPSLRQPSDHFLKTREECYVHSQISMEDSDEGEQPPSAPPPSATSLGDFQVWGGQFVRQDTSQTTSEPQSPVRTNSSVSHTSSLIGTPVDEMCFSTDKGLGLPFSGDLMEEEHDEDEHEEEAVIEGTSLSKWTPEVKRDREEGQAFGSSDLLSFTEDLIGDSSFQQTDIQTLEPNRDVFLLNREVYYDQQPMKTNDCEKWSFEQQTRDHEASHDIYSPALRHQDGTSQLSSQLTNENAAYQWTGSQNTTQGQTKYGYNYHHIDQRTENQCSYPACADTKSNNCQQNTTDVYAEFTTDASAIQHSSRQTENYFEAGANAQYSVDDAPFQHQYMAETEYLGDSTRTSELQCSEHQADGQSHYEPEHAHYQYDEQQFYQSDVQAATEDRAQYVPDGYVHFLLSRHSQQGVGASGMMVKTASSEETAEELENREDPPSSADTSGGSNQRRKLAAPPMNVSLDHSEGSLLSEDALDTEDEALDTGDDLDVNIDDMDTPDEADSLDFNTHADSEGSDLGAAAASSDATAGHRVAEESRDGGLWRSVVIGEQEHRIDMKCIEPYKRVISHGGYYAEQNAIIVFAACFLPDSDCDNYNYVMENLFLYVISTLELMVAEDYMVVYLNGATPRRRMPGFTWMKRCYQMIDRRLKKNLKMFIIVHPSWFIRTLLGITRPFISSKFSSKIKYVHSLKELGEIIPMEYVHIPSTIVKIDKGNSAV